A window from Ovis canadensis isolate MfBH-ARS-UI-01 breed Bighorn chromosome 4, ARS-UI_OviCan_v2, whole genome shotgun sequence encodes these proteins:
- the LOC138439238 gene encoding platelet glycoprotein 4-like → MGCNRNCGLITGAVIGAVVALFGGILMPVGDMLIEKTVKKESVLEEGTTAFKNWVKAGANVYRQFWIFDVQNPEEVAVNSSKIKVKQRGPYTYRVRYLAKDIITQDSKTHTVSFLRPKGAIFEPSLSVGTENDTFTVLNLAVAAIPHLYPSTFVQIILNVLIKNSNSFMFQKRTLKELLWGYKDPFLSLVPYSIPTTVGVFYPYNNTADGIYKVFSGKDDISKVARIDTYKGKKHLSYWPSHCGMINGTDGATFPPFIEKNRVLQFFSADICRSFYAVFGAEINLKGIPVYRFVLPSRVFASPLQNPDNHCFCTEKIISKDCTLYGVLDISKCKEGRPVYISLPHFLHASPEIAEPIEGLSPNEEEHSTYLDVEPITGFTLQFAQRLQINMLVKPAKNIVALKGLKHNYLVPILWLNETATIGDEKAEMFRNQVIGKINLLALIEMILMSVGAVIFIAFTISYCACRLKNAK, encoded by the exons gAATCTGTCCTTGAAGAAGGTacaactgcttttaaaaattgggttaAAGCAGGTGCTAATGTTTACAGACAATTTTGGATATTTGATGTGCAGAATCCAGAGGAAGTGGCAGTTAATAGCAGCAAAATTAAAGTTAAGCAAAGAGGTCCTTACACGTACAG AGTCCGTTATCTAGCCAAGGATATTATAACCCAAGACTCTAAGACCCACACAGTTTCTTTCCTACGACCCAAAGGTGCCATTTTTGAACCCTCGCTATCAGTTGGAACAGAGAATGACACATTCACTGTTCTCAACCTGGCTGTAGCA gctATACCCCATCTCTATCCAAGCACATTTGTTCAGATAATACTCAATGTACTTATCAAAAACTCAAACTCTTTTATGTTTCAAAAGAGAACTCTAAAGGAACTATTGTGGGGCTATAAGGATCCATTCTTGAGTTTGGTTCCATACTCTATTCCTACCACAGTTGGTGTGTTTTATCCT TACAACAATACTGCAGATGGAATTTATAAAGTTTTCAGTGGAAAAGATGACATAAGCAAAGTTGCCAGAATTGACACATATAAAGGCAAAAA GCATCTCTCCTATTGGCCAAGTCATTGTGGAATGATTAATGGTACAG ACGGAGCCACATTTCCACCTTTCATTGAGAAGAATCGGGTACTACAATTCTTTTCCGCTGACATTTGCAG GTCATTTTACGCTGTGTTTGGAGCCGAAATTAATCTAAAAGGAATCCCTGTGTATAGATTTGTTCTTCCATCCAGGGTTTTTGCATCTCCACTTCAAAATCCAGACAACCATTGTTTCTGCACAGAAAAAATTATCTCCAAGGATTGCACCTTATATGGTGTGCTAGATATTAGCAAATGCAAAGAAG GAAGACCTGTGTACATTTCACTTCCTCATTTTCTACATGCAAGTCCTGAAATTGCAGAACCTATtgaaggcttaagtccaaatgAAGAGGAACACAGCACATACTTAGATGTTGAACCT ATAACTGGATTCACTTTACAATTTGCACAACGGCTGCAGATCAATATGCTAGTTAAGCCAGCAAAAAATATTGT AGCATTAAAGGGTCTGAAGCACAACTATTTGGTGCCTATTCTTTGGCTTAATGAG ACTGCCACTATTGGTGATGAGAAGGCAGAAATGTTCAGAAATCAAGTGATTGGAAAAATAAACCTCCTTGCCCTGATAGAAATGATCTTAATGAGTGTTGGTGCAGTGATATTTATTGCTTTTACAATATCATACTGTGCATGTAGACTGAAGAAtgcaaaataa